A region of the Lysobacter sp. K5869 genome:
GAACGGCGATGGCGTCCAGGCCTTCTTCGCTGTCGCCGCTCAACGGCCTCGACAGTCCGTTGAGGCCGAAGCCGCGGTCGAGCGCGCCGTCGCGCGGCGTCGCGGCGATGGAGGGAAGCGACGCGGCGAGCAGCGCGGCGGACAGCGCGATCGCGCGCAGCGGGGAGCGGAACGGAGGGGCGGGCATCGCGACTCCTGGGCGAGGGCGCGCGGCGCGCACGGTGCGCGCCGCGCCGGGTCGGGCGCTCGCAGGCGGGCATCGCGCTCGCGCACGTACGCAAGCGCGCAACGCGAACCCGCGCAGCGCGCGCATGAGGGAACGGCGCGGCGGCGGGGCGTCGAGCCCCGGCCGCCGCGCCCTCGTCAGCGGATCAGCGCCCCGGCAAAATCTTGCACGCCGGGTCGTTCATCTGCGCATCGATCAGGCCGTACACCGCCGGCGCCTGCCCGCGCTTGACCACGTTGGCGAAGCCGAAGCCGCGCACGTCGCCGGTGACGGCGAAAGCGTCGACCCGATACGCCGCCGGCGACGGGCCGCCGGCGCTGAGCACGCGGCCGGCCGGCCGTCCCGGCGGTTGCGCCGAACGCAGGCGGCCTTGCGCGACCAAACCTTGGCCGCTGCCGCCGACGCCGCTGTCGACGGTGGCGAACCAGCCGCTTTCGCTGAAGCCGATCCAGCGGCCCGGATTGACCGGGTCGGCGAGGCAGTACGTGGTCGCGGCCACGCGCGCCAGGCCGATGCGGTTCTCGTCGCTGAGCCACGCGGCGACCACCATGCGGCCGCTGCCCGGCACGGCCAGATCGATGAAGTAATCCTCGTTGCCGCCGAAGTCGATCGGCGCGACCGCGAAGGTGGTATCGACCGAGCCGTCCGGATTCACGCGCTGCAAGCGGCCGGGCTTGGGCGCGGCCCCGGCGGTGTTGCCGACCACGAGCACGCGGCCGTCGGCTTGCGGCGCCAAGCGGCCGGAGACGTCGAGATCCGGGCGGTGATAAGTCGTATCCAGGCGACCGTCGGCGTTGTGGCGCAGCAGCGTGCCGCGCACGCCGCCGCCGGCGACGATGGGATGGCTGCTGAGGAACTTGCCGTCGGCCTGCAGCACCAGGCCTTGCGCGCCGGCGTCGAGGCCGGTGATGCGGTCCACCGTGCTGCCGTCCTTGCCGAAGCCCGGATCCGGGCGGCCGTCGGCGAGATAGCGCGCGATCAGATTCCAGCGCCCGCCGCCGCCGGCGACGACGATCTTGCCGTCGGGCTGCAGCAGCACGTGCTGTGCGCCCGCGCCTTGAGCCTGCTCGGGATGCGGCGTCACCACCACGCCCTTGCGGCCGAACCCGTTGTCGGCGCGGCCGTCGCCGCGATAGCGCGCGAGCACCACCGCGTCTTGCCCCGTGCCGGCATCGAAGCGCTTGCCGGCGGCGACGATGCGGCCGTCGGCCTGCAGCGCCAAACCGTAGAACTCGTCGAGCCCGCCGACGTCGAGCGTCTGCACGCCGTCGCGCGAGAAGCTGCGGTCGGTCTTGCCGTCGGCGAGGAAGCGCAGCAACAGCGCATCGCCCTTGTTGCCGCCGGCGACCAGGATGCGGCCGTCGGCCTGCACCGCGAGCGCGCGGCAGGCCGCGGGCTTGGCGTCGGAGCGCAGCTTGATCCGCACCTCGCCGTTGGCGCCGAAGCTCGGGTCGAGCTTGCCGCTGGCATCGAAGCGCAGCAATCGGCACTGCAGATAATTCCGGTGCAGCGGCTCGTCGCCGCCGCCTTCGCCGACGGTGAGGATCTTGCCGTCGGACTGGATCGCCACGGCGCGGACGAAGTCGTCGTTGACCGGGAAATCGGTGACGACCAGACCGCGGCGGCCGAACGCCGGATCGAGCGCGCCGTCGGGCAGCTTGGCCAGCGCCGAGGGCGCCAGCGCGGCGAGCGACAGACCGCAGGCGATGGCGAACGGCAGCGCGCGTGGGACTGCGTGGGAACGGATCATGGGGGGGCTCCTGCTGCGTGAGATGGGCAGCGGTCGGCGGCCCCCTGCATCCTCGACCGCGCGGCGAGACTCGGCGATCGCCCCGTCGCGCGCAATCGGGCGCGGCCGCAAAACCGCACATTCGGGTGGGCGATGTGCGAAAGCGGCAAGCCGTTAGCGCAATCGACGTGCGCGGCGCAGCGCTCTCGCGCAAACGCGCGCGCGACGTGGTGTGATCCGATTAGCGCTGTTGTTGCGCTGCGCGTTGGCGGCGGGCGAGGGCGCGGTTTGCGCGTGCGGGCGGTTCGATGGCGTGGGTTGCGCTGTTTTTAGAGATGTTTGGAGATCGGTTGCGTTCGGTCGCGGTCGTTGTTTCGATGCGACAGCGACAACGACAACAACGATGCGACGCGACGCGACGCGCAACGATCCATCGATAGCCGGGCACCGCCGCGTTTGCTCAGCGCGCGGCGACAACGCGCGCGACTCGGCGCCGTCGCGCGCGAACGAGCGGTCGGATCGAGGGGCCGGGCGATGAGATCGGATCGGGCGCCGCGCGTCCGCTCGGCGGGCAGGGCGGGGCGCCACGGTGCGGGCTGCGCAAACGCAGGGCGCAGGCTGCAGCTTTGTCCGCTCAGGTCATTTCGTCCCGAGATCGACTTTCCCTGGCCTTTTTGTGTTTTTGAGTATTTATGGCGACGGCCCGGCTCGGGCCTGTTTGACAACGTTGTCTATAGTGCGCGAGGTTTACCGGCTGCGATCCAACCACCACGACCGGCCACGAAGAAGGACAACGCCATGGGGCAGCGCCGTACGTTTCGCGTCAGCATTCTCGTCGCCTCGCTGATCATCGCCGGCTGCAGCGCCGGCAACGATCCGACGAGCGCAAAACCCGCCGAACCGGCGCAAGCCGCGAGTGCGCCCGCCGCGCCCGCGACGAGCGATCCGGTGTTCTTCGACGACTTCAACTACGCCGACATGGCCGCGTTCAACGCCAACGGCTGGAAGGCGCGCACCGAAACCGGCCACCCCGGCATCAAGGGCGCGGCGTGGTCGGCCGAAGGGCTGTCGTTCCACTCCGACATTCCAGACACCGCCGCCGGCGCGGTGCGCATGAGCTCGGTGACCGACGGCACCGGCGAGAAAACCCGTCAGACCCAGTTCTGCCACGCGCGCAAGTACCGCGAAGGCACTTACGCCGCGCGCGTGTTCTTCCGCGACGAACCGAACTCGGGGCCGGACGGCGACGAAGTCATCCAGACCTTCTACGCCATCAGCCCGCTCAAGGCGCCGATGGACAAGAACTACAGCGAGACCGACTTCGAGTACCTGCCCAACGGCGGCTGGGGCGAAAACGCCAAGCCGGCGATGTGGACCACGAGCTGGGACACCTTCCAACTCGAGCCGTGGACCAAGGTCAACGAATTCACCCGCCACGAAGGCAGCTACGCCGGCTGGCATACCCTGGTGCTCACCGTCGCCGACAAGCAGCTGAAGTACTACGTCGACGGCAAGCTGTTCTCCGAACACAGCAGCGCGGTGTACCCGGAAGACTTCATGTCGATCAACTTCAACCTGTGGTTCATGCCCAAGGGCGCGGACGGCTCGCTCGGCCCGGTGGATTCGCCGGAACTGCGCGAATACCGCGAAGACATCGACTGGGTGTTCTTCCACGAGGGCGCGGCGCTCGCGACCGCCGACGTGGAAGCGCGGGTCGCCGATATGCGCGGCAAGAAGGTGGCGTACATCGACAACGTCAAGGAGCAGAACCCGAAGCTGCCGTCGCCTTGCGGGTTGTGATCGGGCTCGCTCGCGGGGGGCGGGCGATTCGTTCTTGCGGGGTAAGCGCGTAGCGCGCCCCAGGGCCCACGACCCGCCCGCGAACCCCGGGACAGGCCGGCGCCCGGCCCGGGGCGTCGGATTGCGCTCTTGTCCGAATTGACCGGACCACCCCGGCCCCCTAGAATTGCCGTCCTCGCCGGAATAGCTCAGTTGGTAGAGCGGCGCATTCGTAATGCGTAGGTCGCAGGTTCGACTCCTGTTTCCGGCACCAGATGAAGAAAAACGCCCGGCTCGCGCCGGGCGTTTTTTTATGCGCCGCGCGCGGCACCGATGGCGGAGGCCAGGCGCGCCGGGGGATGCCGGTTCCGGCGAGCCCTCGCGCGCCAGCCGCCGCGCGCGGCTCCCGACACCCCCGCTGTCGCGGCGCGAAACCCTTCAGCGCGCCGGCGCGGGGATCGCCTCGTACCCGGGCTGATAGAACCCGCGCGCCCCGGTTTCGCCGCTCAACTCGCCGCCGCTGCAGCGGTAGCTGCGCTCGTCGTAGGAAAAATTGGTGACGATGACCGCGTTGGCCTCGTCGCGGCGGCGGAACTGCGGGCCGGTCTGGACGCGGTATTCGGCCTGGCCCGGACCGCGCTCGACCACGCCGTCGCTGATGACCAACACCTGCCGGGTCGTGCCCGGTTCGGTGTCGCGCGGCTGCGCCTCGGCCAGGGCGCGGTCCTCGCGCGCGGTCTGTTCGAGGAAGGCCTTGCAGGCGGCGTAGTCGGGGAAGCGTTTGGGCTCGATCGGCTGGCCGGGGAGGTGGCCGCTGGCCAGGGCGGCCGGAGCGGCCGCAAGCGTCGCGGCGGTCAGCAGCAGCGCGAGGCCGCGGCGGCGAAGCTCGGATGAGCGTGGACGGGCGGTTTCTTCCATGAGCGTGGCTTCCGATGCGGGAATGCGGCCGGGTGGCGTCGCCGGCGCAGTATCGCAGCGTGGTCGGGCAAGGCAAGCCGTCGCGCGCTCGGCCGCGCGGCGCCTGAAACGGCTGCAGGTTCTGCCGAACGATCGCCATCGACCGGCAGGGGGCGGCGCTGCGGAGCCGATCGAGCCGTTGGCTTGGATCCAGTCGATAGCGGCGCCGCCCTGAGCGCGCACGCGGTCAGCCAAGGCGGCACTTCGTTGGCCCTCGGCCTTTCGTCGTCGACCGGTGGCGCCAGGCGGCCGAACGCGGCGGTTGCGTTCGATTTCGCAGCGACGCCCGCCCCAATCTCAACTCTTGATAAAGCCGGCACTTAGCATGTTTTTCGTGCAGTCCATGGACGTGGCGTGAGTCGCTCCGCGGGGTGCAGATGAATCGTATGAACGATTGCAAAAAGCAGGGTTGTCGATTGACGGCCGCTCATCCCGATGTGACGCTGATTATGTTCGGGGATGGCACCCTGGTGGTGCCCAATTTTTCTAGCAGTAGGTAGTCAGCAATGTCGCAAGGAAGTGCGGCGCTTGCCGTCGTGGGGACGGGCAAGACGTCTGAACAGGAGGACCGCGCGCTCGCCGGTTTGGTCCTGTTGGCCCAGTTTCATGGCATCGCGGCGGACGCGGCGCAACTCAAGCACCAATTCGCGGTCGGCGGCGAGGGATTCGACGAAACCCGCTTGCTGCTCGCGGCAAAGCAATTGGGGCTGAAGGCGCGGATCGGCGACCAGCCGCTCGAACGCATCGACAAGGCGAACCTGCCGGCGCTGGCCTTGCGCCCGGACGGCGAGGCCTTCGTCGTGGCCAAGGTCGGCCCCGACGCGGTGCTGATTCACGACCTGGAACAGAAACGTCCGCTCAAACTGAGCCGGGCCGAGTTCGCCGAGCGCTACGCCGGCCGCTTGTTGCAGGTCGCGTCGCGCGCCTCCGTGCTGGGGGAACTGGCCAAGTTCGATTTCAGCTGGTTCGTGCCGGCGGTGGTGAAGTATCGCCGGCTGCTGACCGAAGTGCTGGTCGTTTCTTTGTTCATCCAGCTGTTCGCCCTGGTCACGCCCTTGTTCTATCAGGTGGTGATGGACAAGGTGCTGGTGCACAACGGCATGACCACCCTACACGTGATCGCGATCGGCCTGGCGACCATGGCCGTATTCGATGTGCTGCTGTCGGGGATGCGCACCTACGTGTTCGCCCATACCACCAGCAAGATCGATGTCGAGCTGGGGGCGCGGTTGTTCCGCCACATCCTGGCGTTGCCGCTGGCGTATTTCGAATCGCGCCGGGTCGGCGAGACCATCGCCCGGGTGCGCGAACTGGAGAACATCCGCGCCTTCCTCACCGGTCAGGCATT
Encoded here:
- a CDS encoding glycoside hydrolase family 16 protein; the encoded protein is MGQRRTFRVSILVASLIIAGCSAGNDPTSAKPAEPAQAASAPAAPATSDPVFFDDFNYADMAAFNANGWKARTETGHPGIKGAAWSAEGLSFHSDIPDTAAGAVRMSSVTDGTGEKTRQTQFCHARKYREGTYAARVFFRDEPNSGPDGDEVIQTFYAISPLKAPMDKNYSETDFEYLPNGGWGENAKPAMWTTSWDTFQLEPWTKVNEFTRHEGSYAGWHTLVLTVADKQLKYYVDGKLFSEHSSAVYPEDFMSINFNLWFMPKGADGSLGPVDSPELREYREDIDWVFFHEGAALATADVEARVADMRGKKVAYIDNVKEQNPKLPSPCGL